GGGTGAGGCCAGTTGTTCACCTGCTCGAACAGGGACGGTAAATTAACCCCAGCAAGCCCAATACCCGCGATCACGTTGCGAAGTGCTCTGCGCGGCAGGTCGGCGTCGGCTAAGGCTTTGTGCGCCGAATCAACGATGGATTCCAGCGTGGTTTCCATACCGTGTACGGGGTTAGCGCGACCGGAAATACCGACGCCGACAAACTTGGCATCGTCTGAAACGAGCTTGGCTTTACATTTGCTGCCGCCGCCATCGATGCCAATATAGAGCGAAGGAAGGGGGTCAAGTATGTTGGCCTGAGTCATGATGATATCTACTAAATTTGGTGTGAACCGAGACTCAGTGAGTCTTGCTAAGTTCGAATTCAAGTCCATTACTATTTATATCCCGATCATAGCCATCAATGACAACGTTGTCAATTAATTGCTGAGTGCAAATTGGTGTGGTTGCGAGTAGTGCAAAACTGACACCAACGCAACATGCTTCTACTCGCGGATGCGCCGATTGGCAATGTCCTATTCTAACTTGATAAACACCTTGTTGTCGGTGGTTAAGTAAGTTGGTATTGACCGTAAGGAATGTACCATGGGCCATGCTACATGAAAAAAATTAGCCGAAGGTAGGAAGCATCAACCTTGGCTAATGGGGTGTTGTCAATTAAATATCTCATAGTTATGTATAATAAATGCACATTTATAAAGCATTGAAAAACTTATGATTATAAGATTTATAATTGATATTTGTTATTAATATTGGTGTTTTTGCAGGCGGAACGATTATAAATGCCATTAGACTTTAGTCTAATAATTGACGAATATTTTATTTTTTCTTGCCTTTTTTTTGTCTTCTGACCATATTGGTTAGGCAGGAGCAAGTTGTACCGCAACAGCTCGGCATAGGGTCAACTAATACAACTGATTATTTCTTGAACAATTATCAGTAGACTCCTATCCACTGGCTGCGCGGCCTGACTTGACAAGAATAGTGGTGTGAGGAGTCTTGGCAAGTTAATTGTTTCTGCAAAAGGGGGGAGGCTTGGGGGCCAACTTCTGATAGTGACATCTATCACAGAGTGATGTCGTGGGGGTAAGTATGGTAAACGAGCAAATCCATTGCTTGCCTCCACGACATGTAATAGAGGCACTATTGGAGATGCGTTTTCAAGCTTCAAAATACATTGTTTAATTGACAACAATTTTGGGGACAACCATGCGATATATTAAACCTGCTTTCAATGCAGTACTGCCAATCCTGGCATTTCTTTCATTCTCATCTTCTGTCAGCGCTGCCACAGTCAGCGATACCTTCGAGGTGCGTGTCACGGTTGCCGAAGTGTGTGAAGTCACCGCCAACGATCTTGATTTCGGTACCTATGACCCTCTTGATGCATTGCCCCTGATTAGCGGGCTCGCATCGATCGATGTGACGTGTGCTTTATTGACGCCGCACAACGTGGGGATTGACGCTGGGCAAAACGGAACCGGTGTCTCTGACCGAAAAATGATTATCGACGGTGCTGGTACGGATACAATCGACTACACCTTGGGTTGTGCAATTAACCTGCCTCCACTAGGTGCAGTGCTGACCAACTGTGCGACGAATTGGGGAAATACCGTCGGTACTGACACATTTGTGGGCCTTGGAACTGGCTTACCGATACCAATCATTATGACGGGAACAATACCGGCTGGGCAGAATGTTCCCATCGGTACCTACCGTGATAATCCGGTTACGGCGACGGTCACATTCTAGGCGATGTGTGAAGGGTTCCGCGAATGATGAACGCCAAGTTCTTATGCGATTCACGCTGTGGAGCCCATTTGGTACGAGTCGGCCTCTTTGATTGAGTGCACTGACTCTTAATGGCGCTGGGGTAGTTTTTCAAACCCTATTTTCTCCTCTTCTGCCTCAGTTGCCATTTTTCTCTACTCGATGAGCATGGTATATCACCATGCTCATCTAACAGGCTTAACAATAAAAACAACATGGAGCGGTAGATGAAAACCCTGTGTCAATTGATGCATTTGGTTCGCATAATTGGGGGCACTGTTCTCGTTACGACATCGTTGACGGTGAATGCAGCCTCATTCAACGTATTGCCCGTGCGGATCTATATGCCGGCAGAACGGCCCGTGGCCAGCATCAAAGTTGAAAATAAAGAACAAACGGCTGTCACGGTTCAATCCGAAACCGTATTGTGGGCGCAGCAAGACAACCGCCAGATACTGACGCCAACCAATGAGCTGATCGTGTCGCCGGCTATCTTTGAGTTGCCCCCAGGCGGGTCCCAAGTTGTGCGTGTGGCTGTGCGTGGTGATACGCCCATCAATCAACAACGCACATTTCGTCTCTTTCTTAGCGAAGTCCCTGCAATTGAAAAACAAAGCGCGAACGCAACGGGCGTCACTGTGGCATTGCGCTTGAGCTTGCCAATCTTCGTGACGCCAAAAGAGAGTAAGGCGGTGTTTTCTTGGCGGCTCGCCAGACGCTGCGATGACGCGACTAAGCAGGATCTACTCGTACAAAATCTGGGTGATCAACATGCCATGATGTTGAAAATGACCTTGCGCGGCGAGACCCAACTCGAGCAAATATATCATCCTCGCTATGTATTGCCTGACTCGCGCGCATTCTGGCCCTTAACAACCGACATATCCAAATTGCCTCAGACACTGTGGTTGGATTACGAAACCTTGAGCGGCGCAACAGATTCGGCAGAGTTGCATGTAGATGAGAATAAATGTTGGCAACCTGAGACTGTCACAGCGCGGCCGGAGGTTTCGGTAGGGGGTTGATGCGAATGCGTTGGGGGCAATTGTGTAATGGTACGATCATGGCAGCCGCTATTGGAGCGCTGTTGGTGGCCTCGCTGATGGTTAGTGTGCCGGTCGCGGTCGCCGCAAGCGATGCTGATCGACGGTTTTATCCTCACCTCGACATTAGCCAGGCCACAGAATTACTTGTAAGCATTGAACTCAACGACCGTCTAATTCACGGTGGTGCTTTTGTGTACCAACATGAAGGCGATTACTGGGTGCCAGAATCAGTATTGTTCGCTAACCGATTGTCAATACCGCACCACGCGACGGGCAACAGCGCGCATACGGCAAGCGATCGATTTATCGCTCTCAGCAGTCTACCGTCGGTCCGCTTCGAGTTTAATCCATCTCAGCATGCGTTGTTATTGAAGGCAATGCCTAGCGCATTTGTCGCGCGAGAAATCCAGTCGTCACGGAACGCCGAAAACCAACCGCCAGATGGTTTGACGTCGTTATTTTTAAACTACAGTACAAATACGACGTACAGTGCGGGCCAGACTCAATCCAGTGGATTTACGGAATTTGGTCTGACTTTGCCGCGAGCGGTGTTCACGTCATCGTTCATATTATCGGACTGGAGTGCAGCGGAGAAGCTGGTACGGTTAGACACGGTGTTGACCAAGGACTTTTTGGATACGCGCACGCGATTCAGTCTGGGTGACACGATTGCGCAAAGTGCGGATGGTAGCGAACTGGGTTCAACTTTTCGCTTTGGTGGCGTTCAGCTGGGCACCCGTTTCGAGCTGGAACCCGGCCTAGTAAGGTATCCCTTGCCGAGTCTCTATGGTGAAGCGTTTGGTCAATCTTCGGTGGATCTATTTGTTGGTGAGTCGCTGCGCTATCGGACGCAAACTGACACGGGCCCGTTTATCATTGAGCAACCGCCGATCATGAATGGCGCAGGTGATGTGCGCGTGGTGGTGACGGATCTGCTTGGCCGTGAAACTGTGTTCACCACGCCGTTTTATGTGAGTTCGCGTTTGCTTGATGTCGGTCTGAATGACTACGAACTAAATGTTGGGAAATTGCGCCACGGCTATGGTGTTCGCAGTGCCGACTACGGAGATTCGTTCGCTACCGGTCGCTTTCGTCGTGGACTCACTTCATACTTAACCGCTCAGGTCGTGGTGGAAAAATCTGAAAGTTTGGAACTGTTAGGGGTCTCAGGTGTGGCTGCCGTGCCCACCGTTGGGGTGCTCGGAATGTCACTGGCAGGCAGCGATAGCTCAGTGGGAACTGGACGTCAGCTTACTGCGTCGTTTGAGAGGCAGACAGATCGAGGCAGTCTTGGCCTACGATGGAAGCGTTTTGATGCCGACTTTCGCAGTTTGTCGCAAAACACCCTTGGGAGTCGAGTTCGAGAGGAAATATCGTCTAACTTCCGGTGGTCACCAACACGTAATGGCTCGCTTTCACTAATTTATACTAACCGCGAGTTTCACGATGCCACTGATTTGAAATTGCTGTCACTCACTTATTCGCAACGAATCGCAGAGGGCGCTATGTTCAGTGTCAGCGGTAGTTTGATACGGGGCTCGGAATTTTCCGATGTTGGGCTCGCAGAGTTTGAGGATCAGTCTATTGAAGTTTCCATTGCCAAGAGCTTTGGTAAACGCCGTTCGGCCAGCGCCAAAGTAAAGCTGGATCGCGAATTCATGCCGCAAAGGCGTCAAAATACAGTCAGTACCTTATCGTTTCGAAAATCCATTCCGCGTGGACTTGGCGTGGGTTACCAGGCCTCGATTGAGAGAATGGAGGGGCAAGACACTACACGCGCCAAAGCAGGGCTAGACTGGAGCACGCGCAATGCAATTTTTAATCTCGGCGCAGCAAAGTCCAACAATAATGATGCGGTCAATGCCAGTGCCGAT
The sequence above is a segment of the Arenicella chitinivorans genome. Coding sequences within it:
- a CDS encoding Csu type fimbrial protein, which codes for MRYIKPAFNAVLPILAFLSFSSSVSAATVSDTFEVRVTVAEVCEVTANDLDFGTYDPLDALPLISGLASIDVTCALLTPHNVGIDAGQNGTGVSDRKMIIDGAGTDTIDYTLGCAINLPPLGAVLTNCATNWGNTVGTDTFVGLGTGLPIPIIMTGTIPAGQNVPIGTYRDNPVTATVTF
- a CDS encoding fimbrial biogenesis chaperone, whose protein sequence is MKTLCQLMHLVRIIGGTVLVTTSLTVNAASFNVLPVRIYMPAERPVASIKVENKEQTAVTVQSETVLWAQQDNRQILTPTNELIVSPAIFELPPGGSQVVRVAVRGDTPINQQRTFRLFLSEVPAIEKQSANATGVTVALRLSLPIFVTPKESKAVFSWRLARRCDDATKQDLLVQNLGDQHAMMLKMTLRGETQLEQIYHPRYVLPDSRAFWPLTTDISKLPQTLWLDYETLSGATDSAELHVDENKCWQPETVTARPEVSVGG
- a CDS encoding fimbria/pilus outer membrane usher protein, producing MAAAIGALLVASLMVSVPVAVAASDADRRFYPHLDISQATELLVSIELNDRLIHGGAFVYQHEGDYWVPESVLFANRLSIPHHATGNSAHTASDRFIALSSLPSVRFEFNPSQHALLLKAMPSAFVAREIQSSRNAENQPPDGLTSLFLNYSTNTTYSAGQTQSSGFTEFGLTLPRAVFTSSFILSDWSAAEKLVRLDTVLTKDFLDTRTRFSLGDTIAQSADGSELGSTFRFGGVQLGTRFELEPGLVRYPLPSLYGEAFGQSSVDLFVGESLRYRTQTDTGPFIIEQPPIMNGAGDVRVVVTDLLGRETVFTTPFYVSSRLLDVGLNDYELNVGKLRHGYGVRSADYGDSFATGRFRRGLTSYLTAQVVVEKSESLELLGVSGVAAVPTVGVLGMSLAGSDSSVGTGRQLTASFERQTDRGSLGLRWKRFDADFRSLSQNTLGSRVREEISSNFRWSPTRNGSLSLIYTNREFHDATDLKLLSLTYSQRIAEGAMFSVSGSLIRGSEFSDVGLAEFEDQSIEVSIAKSFGKRRSASAKVKLDREFMPQRRQNTVSTLSFRKSIPRGLGVGYQASIERMEGQDTTRAKAGLDWSTRNAIFNLGAAKSNNNDAVNASADGSIVLMHNNVFLQRPLREGFALVDAGGYSDIGIYRGGTLVTRTNRNGYAILPELAPYRINSISIQANEFPIDAQLNSEQARVMPYFKGATRVGFGVHREYAKLVTLLDETGQALPLGTLVTAMGSGEQARVAMGGAVYLRELDQQRTFTAMYADRICQFDVDYRVDDPGSQRMQAASVVCRHTVDTPARSSQ